From the genome of Geobacter sp. SVR, one region includes:
- a CDS encoding DEAD/DEAH box helicase gives MKFDALMLPESLRRGIAEAGFIECTPIQQSTLPISLTGKDVAGQAQTGTGKTAAFLVTLFSRLLSGTGNTGGHPRALILAPTRELVVQIEQDAQLLGKYCGLTIQAIYGGVDYMKQRDALREGADVVIGTPGRLIDYLKQKVYSLKQIEMLVIDEADRMFDMGFIADLRFILRRLPPFDKRQNLMFSATLNQRVMELAYEFMNMPEKVSVTPEKMTAERIEQVIYHVSRKEKFPLLLGLLRRDGMARTMIFINTKREGEYLHDRLNANGFPCRIISGDVEQKKRLRILEDFKEGKLPILIATDVASRGLHIDGVSHVINYDLPQDCEDYVHRIGRTARAGAEGKAISLADEDGAFYLEAIEGYIRHKIPAEWAEDDLFVHDFIRVAKPERKKEFPRERAGEKRSGSRTRKKPSEKKAAAVQPATPDQAAAPPVTGEPAKKKRRRRRKPAGAGTPPTENSAE, from the coding sequence ATGAAATTTGATGCTCTTATGCTGCCCGAGTCGCTCCGGAGAGGAATCGCCGAAGCCGGGTTTATTGAATGTACACCGATTCAGCAGAGTACCCTGCCGATTTCGCTGACGGGCAAAGATGTGGCCGGCCAAGCCCAGACCGGCACCGGCAAGACAGCCGCCTTCCTGGTGACCCTGTTTTCCCGGTTGCTGTCCGGCACCGGCAACACCGGCGGCCATCCCCGTGCCCTGATCCTGGCCCCCACCCGCGAGCTGGTGGTGCAGATCGAGCAGGATGCCCAGCTCCTGGGCAAGTATTGCGGTCTCACCATCCAGGCCATCTACGGCGGCGTGGATTACATGAAGCAGCGCGACGCCCTTCGGGAGGGAGCCGACGTGGTGATCGGCACGCCGGGGCGATTGATCGACTATCTCAAGCAGAAAGTCTACAGTCTCAAGCAGATCGAAATGCTGGTGATCGACGAGGCCGATCGCATGTTCGATATGGGATTCATTGCGGATCTGCGCTTCATTCTGCGCCGCCTGCCCCCGTTCGACAAGCGCCAGAACCTGATGTTTTCGGCCACACTCAATCAGCGCGTCATGGAGTTGGCGTACGAATTCATGAACATGCCCGAAAAGGTGTCGGTGACCCCTGAAAAAATGACCGCCGAAAGAATCGAGCAGGTCATCTACCACGTCTCCCGCAAGGAGAAATTCCCGCTCCTGCTCGGACTGTTGCGGCGCGACGGCATGGCGCGCACCATGATATTCATCAATACCAAGCGCGAGGGGGAGTACCTGCACGATCGCCTGAACGCCAACGGCTTTCCCTGCCGCATTATTTCGGGCGATGTCGAACAGAAGAAACGCCTGCGTATCCTGGAGGATTTCAAAGAGGGCAAGCTGCCGATTCTGATCGCCACCGATGTCGCTTCACGCGGCCTGCACATCGACGGCGTTTCGCACGTCATCAATTACGATTTACCCCAGGATTGCGAGGACTACGTCCATCGGATCGGCCGGACCGCGCGAGCCGGAGCCGAAGGCAAGGCGATCTCCCTGGCGGACGAGGATGGCGCCTTTTACCTGGAAGCCATCGAAGGCTACATCCGGCACAAGATCCCGGCCGAATGGGCCGAGGACGACCTGTTTGTGCACGACTTCATCCGGGTGGCCAAGCCGGAACGCAAAAAGGAATTTCCCAGGGAACGCGCCGGCGAAAAACGCTCCGGCAGCAGGACCCGCAAAAAGCCCTCTGAAAAGAAAGCGGCCGCCGTACAACCTGCAACACCTGACCAGGCTGCTGCTCCCCCTGTAACGGGTGAGCCTGCCAAAAAGAAACGCAGGCGCAGAAGAAAACCTGCAGGCGCAGGTACTCCCCCTACGGAAAACTCGGCGGAATAA
- a CDS encoding polyprenyl synthetase family protein — MQAALNIIGAEMKSVEQQFVKDLESDVPLIRKVGEYVLSSGGKRIRPALLLLAAHLCGYQGNQAVPLASVIEFIHTATLLHDDVVDSATLRRGIASANTLWGNEASVLVGDFLFSKSFSLMVAVGSMDVLRVLSNATTVIAEGEVLQLLCTGELDLTEEQYVGVVRSKTAILMSAACEAGAILGAVSPEKQQALANFGMDLGIAFQLMDDTLDYIASEEEFGKSIGHDLEEGKITLPLIHTLRQCNQKERDVIAAVVEKDEMSLDEFREVSGLVKRYGGIEYSIASARRYIDACSAHLELFEAGPVREALLDLAGYVVTRSR, encoded by the coding sequence ATGCAGGCTGCTTTGAACATTATCGGCGCCGAAATGAAGAGCGTCGAGCAGCAATTTGTGAAAGACCTCGAATCGGATGTCCCCCTGATCCGCAAGGTCGGCGAATATGTGCTCTCCAGCGGCGGTAAACGCATCCGTCCTGCACTGCTGTTGCTGGCCGCGCACCTCTGCGGATACCAGGGCAATCAGGCCGTTCCCCTGGCAAGCGTCATTGAATTCATCCATACCGCCACCCTGCTTCACGACGATGTCGTGGACAGCGCAACGCTGCGGCGCGGCATCGCCTCTGCCAATACCCTGTGGGGCAACGAGGCCTCGGTGCTTGTCGGAGACTTCCTCTTTTCCAAATCCTTCTCGCTGATGGTTGCCGTCGGCAGCATGGATGTCCTGCGGGTACTTTCCAATGCCACCACCGTCATTGCCGAAGGGGAAGTTCTGCAACTGCTCTGTACCGGCGAGCTTGACCTGACGGAGGAGCAGTATGTGGGCGTGGTCCGCTCGAAGACCGCCATTCTGATGTCGGCCGCCTGCGAGGCCGGAGCCATTCTCGGAGCTGTCAGCCCTGAGAAACAGCAGGCTCTGGCCAATTTCGGCATGGACCTTGGCATCGCATTCCAATTGATGGACGACACGCTGGACTATATCGCGTCGGAAGAAGAGTTCGGCAAAAGCATCGGCCACGACCTGGAAGAGGGTAAGATAACCCTGCCCCTGATCCACACCCTGCGCCAGTGCAATCAGAAAGAACGGGATGTGATTGCCGCTGTCGTTGAAAAGGACGAAATGTCGCTGGATGAGTTCCGCGAGGTTTCAGGCCTGGTGAAGCGGTACGGCGGCATAGAGTATAGTATTGCCTCCGCACGACGTTACATCGACGCCTGCTCCGCCCATCTCGAACTGTTCGAAGCCGGACCCGTACGGGAGGCGTTGCTCGATCTGGCCGGCTATGTGGTGACCCGTAGCAGATAG
- a CDS encoding lipid asymmetry maintenance protein MlaB has product MKMKEEISTHLEGDWTISTITQRANSLMEFSTQQSEVVLQGLVVNIDCSGIEKIDVSGLQLLYVWLQCMNLKGFRTKLTNISAAMREMLVRMGLHTIFETQHLPLAA; this is encoded by the coding sequence ATGAAGATGAAGGAAGAGATTTCAACGCATCTTGAGGGTGATTGGACGATTTCGACTATTACCCAGCGGGCGAACTCTCTGATGGAATTCTCGACACAGCAATCCGAGGTTGTCCTGCAGGGGCTTGTGGTTAACATCGACTGCAGCGGCATTGAAAAGATAGATGTGAGCGGGCTGCAGTTGCTGTACGTGTGGCTGCAGTGCATGAACCTCAAAGGTTTCCGTACCAAACTCACCAACATTTCCGCTGCGATGAGGGAAATGCTCGTCCGCATGGGGCTTCATACCATTTTCGAGACGCAGCATCTGCCATTGGCCGCATAG
- a CDS encoding cytochrome c biogenesis CcdA family protein, with translation MPSQQVTYLGAILAGLLSFLSPCVLPLIPSFITYITGLSFSDLQAEHPSNLVRRKTIFHSLCFIAGFTVVFVFLGASATLIGTFLQEHVVAIRRVGGLLIFFFGLHVTGLIPIGALLGEKRVSIKHKPAGYAGSFLVGLVFAAGWTPCIGPILASILMVAATEGNMREGITLLLLYSLGLGLPFLISSLALHQFLVVFNRFKKFIRVFEIITGLFLMGVGILLFFNWLSRLSAYSNMLFNQ, from the coding sequence ATGCCGAGTCAACAAGTCACATATCTGGGCGCCATCCTGGCTGGCCTGCTGTCGTTCCTGTCGCCCTGCGTGCTGCCGTTGATCCCTTCCTTCATAACCTACATCACCGGTCTTTCCTTCAGCGATCTGCAGGCTGAACACCCCTCCAACCTTGTCCGTCGCAAGACGATCTTCCATTCCCTCTGCTTCATAGCCGGTTTTACGGTGGTGTTCGTGTTCCTGGGAGCCTCGGCCACACTGATCGGGACCTTTCTGCAGGAACATGTGGTGGCGATCAGAAGGGTTGGCGGCCTGCTGATCTTTTTCTTCGGCCTGCACGTGACCGGTCTGATCCCCATCGGAGCGCTGCTGGGCGAGAAACGGGTATCTATCAAGCACAAGCCTGCCGGTTATGCCGGCAGTTTCCTGGTTGGTCTGGTGTTCGCGGCCGGTTGGACCCCCTGCATCGGTCCGATCCTGGCATCCATTCTGATGGTTGCCGCCACCGAAGGCAACATGCGCGAGGGCATAACCCTGCTGCTGCTCTACTCCCTCGGGCTCGGTCTGCCCTTCCTGATCTCGTCCCTGGCCCTGCACCAGTTTCTGGTAGTGTTCAATCGCTTCAAAAAATTCATTCGCGTGTTCGAGATCATTACCGGTCTGTTCCTGATGGGGGTGGGTATCCTGCTCTTCTTCAACTGGCTGTCGCGTCTTTCCGCCTATTCGAACATGCTCTTCAACCAATGA
- a CDS encoding SAP domain-containing protein, with the protein MNMVEIKKMALAHLLSPGSLKKIDLVRLIQHSEGYQECFGTPAVSGCGQTDCLWREDCRKQQAQ; encoded by the coding sequence ATGAATATGGTTGAAATCAAAAAGATGGCCCTGGCGCATCTGCTGAGTCCCGGAAGTTTGAAAAAGATAGACCTGGTAAGGCTGATCCAGCACAGCGAAGGTTATCAGGAGTGTTTCGGCACACCTGCCGTCAGCGGTTGCGGCCAAACCGATTGCCTGTGGCGGGAGGACTGCAGAAAACAGCAGGCCCAGTAG
- a CDS encoding type IV pilus twitching motility protein PilT: protein MDANILNQILEIAFQKKVSDLHFEVDNPPFFRGRGQLIRSKMPNLTPKDTEFIAATILAYNNRQLSDDLKELDASYALASGGRFRVSIFRQRGHFGIIMRVIPPHIGTFQDLNLPPVLAEIAQAPNGLILVTGPTGNGKSTTLASMLRFLNENQSYNIITIEDPIEFLFTSLKSCIIQREVGIDTHCFNTALKAALRMDPDVIMVGEMRDRETIDSCIKAAETGHLVLSTLHTQGAVSTINRIIGNFPPESQEIVRQRLADVLVAIVSLRLVKDKSGEGILPVVEIMRSTTTIMSCIREGRLDEIEKHIENGSSQYRMQSLDQHLLALYRQGRISIEDAKRLTHSMDFERKLMFD from the coding sequence ATGGACGCGAACATCCTCAATCAGATTCTCGAAATCGCCTTTCAGAAAAAGGTTTCGGATCTTCACTTCGAAGTCGACAACCCCCCTTTTTTTCGGGGACGGGGCCAGCTTATCCGTTCAAAGATGCCGAATCTTACCCCGAAGGATACGGAATTCATTGCGGCCACCATTCTCGCGTACAACAACCGCCAACTCAGTGACGACCTGAAAGAGCTGGACGCCTCCTACGCGCTGGCCAGCGGCGGACGGTTCCGGGTCAGCATCTTTCGCCAGCGCGGACACTTCGGCATCATCATGCGCGTCATCCCCCCCCATATCGGCACCTTCCAGGATCTGAACCTGCCCCCCGTGCTGGCCGAGATCGCCCAAGCCCCCAACGGGCTGATACTGGTGACCGGCCCCACCGGCAACGGCAAATCGACCACCCTGGCCTCCATGCTGAGATTCCTCAATGAAAACCAGAGTTACAACATCATCACGATTGAAGACCCGATCGAGTTTCTGTTCACGTCGCTGAAGAGCTGCATCATCCAGAGGGAAGTCGGCATCGACACCCACTGCTTCAATACCGCCCTGAAAGCGGCACTGCGGATGGACCCGGATGTCATCATGGTCGGCGAAATGCGTGACCGCGAAACGATCGACTCCTGCATCAAGGCAGCTGAAACCGGGCATCTGGTTCTGTCGACCCTGCACACCCAGGGTGCCGTTTCCACGATCAACCGCATCATCGGCAACTTCCCCCCGGAATCGCAGGAGATCGTCCGCCAGCGACTGGCCGACGTCCTGGTTGCAATCGTTTCGCTGCGACTGGTGAAGGATAAATCAGGTGAAGGTATCCTGCCGGTCGTGGAAATCATGCGCTCCACCACCACGATCATGTCCTGCATCCGCGAGGGGCGGCTCGATGAGATCGAAAAACATATCGAGAACGGCAGCTCCCAGTATCGCATGCAGAGCCTGGACCAGCATCTTCTGGCGCTCTACAGGCAGGGCAGGATATCGATCGAAGATGCGAAGCGGCTGACGCACTCCATGGACTTCGAGCGCAAACTGATGTTCGATTGA
- a CDS encoding glyoxalase/bleomycin resistance/extradiol dioxygenase family protein: protein MKAYRARHSIQLVVADLVVTEAFYAGILELPVQRPFTSPGAPDHLVLDLGGVAIVFVEEGDVVRTHPVLEHRLGLFPRGTGVTLHFEVEDIEGISDAIQEEDLEILYPLEIKPYGIKEMWCFDPDGYLVVLDEPVKKRKAG, encoded by the coding sequence ATGAAGGCCTATCGCGCACGGCACTCCATCCAATTGGTTGTCGCCGACCTGGTTGTGACCGAAGCCTTTTACGCCGGTATTCTTGAACTGCCCGTCCAGAGGCCATTCACCTCACCCGGGGCGCCCGATCATCTTGTGCTGGATCTGGGGGGCGTTGCCATCGTGTTTGTCGAGGAGGGGGATGTCGTCAGAACCCATCCGGTGCTCGAACATCGTCTGGGCCTGTTTCCACGGGGCACCGGCGTCACCCTGCATTTCGAGGTCGAAGACATCGAAGGGATCAGCGACGCGATCCAGGAGGAGGATCTTGAAATCCTCTATCCTCTGGAGATCAAGCCATACGGCATCAAAGAGATGTGGTGCTTTGATCCGGACGGATATCTGGTCGTGCTGGATGAGCCGGTTAAGAAGCGAAAGGCCGGATAA
- a CDS encoding archease, translating into MPYRFLEDLVTADVAFEAWGGTKEEMFISSAAALLATMVHDPQLVKPLLEQPIAVSHEELDLLLYAFLAELVFYKDARRLLLHADRLQITERDGSFQLEAVARGEEIDYDRHPLLVDVKAVTLHRFGVAFDGTIWKATVVLDI; encoded by the coding sequence ATGCCGTATCGATTTCTTGAAGACTTGGTGACAGCCGACGTGGCCTTTGAGGCATGGGGCGGGACAAAAGAGGAGATGTTCATCTCTTCGGCGGCTGCGCTGCTGGCCACCATGGTCCATGATCCGCAGCTGGTAAAACCGTTGCTGGAGCAGCCTATCGCAGTTTCCCACGAGGAGCTGGATCTGCTGCTGTATGCATTTCTGGCGGAGCTGGTCTTCTACAAGGATGCCCGCAGACTGCTGCTGCATGCGGACAGGCTGCAGATAACCGAACGAGATGGCAGCTTTCAGCTCGAAGCGGTTGCACGGGGGGAAGAGATCGACTATGACCGGCATCCGCTGCTGGTGGACGTAAAAGCGGTTACGCTTCACCGGTTCGGGGTGGCTTTTGACGGCACCATCTGGAAGGCGACGGTCGTTCTGGATATTTGA
- a CDS encoding 4Fe-4S dicluster domain-containing protein codes for MKPASISARRTLLQITLAAVALGIPFCMVGEQPFLRLDVRLSTLFLAGTALRIDESFLLLLLGLLAVALFSLLTIVLGRVWCGWGCPQTVLNDLTLLLASLLERPFATKRAGRIAYPAAAAIISLVLPGFLLTLFMPPSDVVWALSHPGDNLSASIAFTAVALFLFIDLTLVRRSFCRSFCPYGRFQAVLMDRGTLTLSFDEERRRECLHCGACVRACPMGVDIRQGFQIECINCGRCIDACANRLHQAERGLIGYRSGDGASGVRLGYKTVTVAAAVLILAATLVWDVRSRSDATFAIRRVVSGAPDQLPDGSRIQVWQAVIGNRRQEPTSFSLQVPPMSGAILGGPVSDIRVEPNESMTVTFSLRIPPASGRQPGRFELRLTRAGERVARAWIPHD; via the coding sequence ATGAAACCTGCCTCCATCTCCGCTCGTCGCACTCTGCTCCAGATCACCCTCGCCGCTGTCGCCCTGGGTATTCCCTTTTGCATGGTGGGTGAGCAGCCATTCCTGCGCCTGGATGTGCGCCTCAGTACTCTCTTTCTGGCCGGAACAGCACTTAGAATCGACGAATCATTCCTGCTTCTGCTGCTCGGTCTACTGGCTGTGGCGCTCTTTTCGCTGCTGACCATCGTGCTGGGCCGGGTATGGTGTGGGTGGGGCTGTCCCCAAACCGTACTGAACGACCTGACCCTGCTGCTGGCTTCTCTGCTGGAGCGCCCCTTCGCTACGAAGCGTGCCGGCAGGATCGCCTATCCGGCAGCCGCTGCGATCATCTCGCTCGTGCTGCCGGGATTCCTGCTCACGCTGTTCATGCCCCCTTCGGATGTCGTATGGGCGCTGTCACATCCGGGCGACAACCTGTCCGCGTCAATCGCTTTCACGGCAGTCGCACTTTTCCTCTTCATCGACCTGACGCTGGTCAGAAGGAGCTTCTGCCGAAGCTTCTGTCCCTACGGCAGATTTCAGGCGGTGCTCATGGACCGGGGAACCCTTACGCTCTCCTTTGATGAAGAAAGACGGAGGGAATGCCTGCATTGCGGTGCCTGCGTTAGGGCCTGCCCCATGGGCGTTGACATCCGGCAGGGTTTTCAGATCGAATGCATCAACTGCGGCCGCTGCATCGATGCCTGCGCCAACCGCCTGCATCAGGCCGAGCGCGGATTGATCGGCTATCGCAGCGGTGACGGCGCCAGCGGAGTACGCCTTGGATACAAAACCGTCACTGTGGCGGCGGCAGTACTGATTCTGGCTGCAACTCTCGTCTGGGATGTCCGCAGCCGAAGCGATGCCACCTTTGCTATCCGGCGGGTGGTGAGCGGTGCACCGGACCAGTTGCCGGACGGCTCCCGGATTCAGGTCTGGCAGGCGGTCATCGGTAATCGCCGGCAGGAGCCGACCTCATTTTCCCTGCAGGTCCCACCGATGTCGGGAGCGATTCTGGGCGGGCCGGTCAGCGACATTCGTGTGGAACCCAACGAAAGCATGACAGTCACCTTTTCCCTGCGCATTCCCCCCGCAAGCGGACGGCAGCCGGGCAGGTTCGAGCTGCGCCTGACCAGGGCAGGCGAACGCGTGGCACGGGCCTGGATACCCCATGACTAG
- a CDS encoding RtcB family protein, with product MPVPHQLRRISPTVWELPVSYKEGMRVPGRIIATEALLEAMEAGVFEQTANVACLPGILRYSYCMPDGHWGYGFPIGGVAAMDPNTGVISPGGIGFDINCGMRLVLTNLTEEQVTPHLRQLVDLMFTRIPTGVGCTGFVRCSRTEFRTVIEQGSRWCLDKGYAWPEDLEMTEEHGCFGGANADAVSEKAIERGYDQIGTLGSGNHYCEIQVVRPENIYDRKTAEAFGITIPNQVVVMFHCGSRGFGHQVATDYLQTFLRVMTTKYGIRIHDRELSCAPFRSPEGQAYFAAMKCAVNMGFANRQVILHRLREVFSRVFHRSPEDLGMRMVYDVAHNTAKLETHQIEGQRREVLVHRKGATRSFGPGMAGIPECYQETGQPVIIGGSMETGSYLLAGEKGAEATFCTTAHGSGRTMSRHQARKMVKGQKLLGEMEQRGIYVRSDSYGGLAEEAGFAYKDIDLVTAATEEAGLSRRVVKLVPIGNIKG from the coding sequence ATGCCGGTTCCTCACCAGCTTCGCCGGATCTCCCCCACCGTGTGGGAACTTCCCGTTTCCTACAAGGAGGGCATGCGGGTTCCGGGCAGGATCATAGCCACTGAAGCGCTTCTGGAGGCAATGGAAGCGGGGGTGTTCGAGCAGACCGCCAACGTGGCCTGTCTGCCCGGCATCCTCAGGTATTCCTACTGCATGCCGGATGGACACTGGGGCTACGGCTTTCCCATCGGCGGCGTGGCGGCCATGGATCCCAACACCGGGGTAATCTCCCCCGGCGGGATCGGTTTTGACATCAATTGCGGCATGCGGCTGGTGCTGACAAATCTGACCGAGGAACAGGTTACCCCCCATCTCCGGCAGCTGGTGGACCTGATGTTTACCCGCATTCCCACCGGAGTTGGCTGTACCGGGTTTGTGCGCTGTTCCCGCACCGAATTCCGCACGGTCATCGAACAGGGATCACGCTGGTGTCTCGACAAAGGATATGCCTGGCCTGAAGATCTGGAGATGACCGAAGAACACGGCTGTTTCGGCGGGGCCAATGCGGATGCGGTGAGCGAGAAGGCTATCGAGCGGGGATACGACCAGATCGGTACCTTGGGGTCGGGCAACCATTACTGCGAGATACAGGTGGTCAGGCCAGAGAACATCTACGACAGGAAAACCGCCGAGGCTTTCGGCATTACCATCCCGAACCAGGTGGTGGTCATGTTCCACTGCGGCAGCCGCGGCTTCGGGCATCAGGTGGCTACCGATTATCTGCAGACCTTTCTCAGGGTCATGACCACCAAGTACGGCATCAGGATCCACGACCGCGAGCTCTCCTGCGCCCCGTTCCGTTCCCCCGAAGGGCAGGCCTATTTCGCCGCGATGAAATGCGCCGTGAATATGGGATTCGCCAACCGCCAGGTGATCCTGCACCGCCTGCGGGAGGTCTTCTCGCGGGTCTTTCATAGATCGCCCGAAGATCTAGGCATGCGCATGGTCTATGACGTGGCCCATAACACCGCCAAGCTGGAAACCCATCAGATCGAAGGGCAAAGACGGGAAGTGCTGGTGCACCGCAAGGGAGCCACCCGTTCTTTCGGCCCCGGCATGGCCGGCATTCCCGAATGTTATCAGGAGACGGGCCAGCCGGTGATCATCGGCGGCAGTATGGAGACGGGGTCCTACCTTCTGGCAGGGGAAAAAGGTGCCGAGGCCACGTTCTGCACCACCGCCCACGGCAGCGGCCGCACCATGAGCCGTCATCAGGCCAGGAAGATGGTCAAGGGACAGAAACTTCTGGGAGAGATGGAGCAGCGCGGCATCTACGTTCGCAGCGATTCGTACGGCGGCCTGGCCGAGGAGGCGGGGTTCGCCTACAAGGACATCGATCTGGTCACAGCGGCCACCGAGGAGGCGGGACTCAGCCGGCGGGTGGTCAAACTGGTGCCGATCGGAAATATCAAGGGCTGA
- a CDS encoding TlpA disulfide reductase family protein, which translates to MRRLLCLVMLLLMTAAVSLSGCTRKEQTAAKQAPSENSPAPDVQVTALDGSTLKLSDLRGKVVLLNFWATWCPPCREEIPSMMALEKSMSGKPFQMVAVSIDEGGKQAVESFFQTSGFKLPAYTDPEGKAGKIYGITGVPETFIIDKRGILVKKVIGALSWDSPEAHAFLEGLTK; encoded by the coding sequence ATGAGACGACTTCTGTGTCTGGTGATGCTGCTGCTCATGACTGCTGCGGTTTCGCTGTCGGGCTGTACCCGCAAGGAGCAGACGGCCGCGAAGCAGGCGCCCTCCGAAAACAGTCCTGCTCCCGATGTGCAGGTGACGGCCCTTGACGGAAGCACGCTCAAGCTTTCCGATCTTCGGGGCAAGGTGGTGCTGCTCAACTTCTGGGCCACCTGGTGTCCCCCCTGCCGCGAAGAAATCCCCTCCATGATGGCTCTCGAAAAGTCCATGTCCGGTAAACCGTTCCAGATGGTAGCGGTGTCGATCGACGAAGGGGGTAAGCAGGCTGTTGAATCCTTCTTTCAGACCAGCGGTTTCAAACTTCCGGCCTATACCGATCCGGAGGGCAAGGCCGGCAAGATCTACGGCATCACCGGTGTTCCGGAAACCTTCATCATCGATAAGCGTGGTATACTTGTGAAGAAGGTGATCGGGGCCCTTTCGTGGGACAGTCCCGAGGCACATGCCTTTCTGGAAGGACTGACAAAATAG
- a CDS encoding DUF4388 domain-containing protein, translated as MSFAGDLEHFPIIDIIQLLHSTRKTGTLRLNGPGGESQLAFSDGYIVSANHANNHIRIGQILVEMNAVSREDLDRAVGLQQSAGNRRKPLIATLIESGLLGKEAAFSGLATLIEMTIVDILTWSEGSFALDVTSTVISDEYRYFPETLRQEIHLNTQNVLMDALRIYDEKMHDGTLASGAFPCESDGTPFDETQPWQITVDDLGLEALDSVEKKIPDHFGGLKDHDGTENHRRKIKAVQGLADAEQEKLLSFLTELSAVPVAGGGRLPSSGGAALAVIVYSRDEFLRHIVFTVCKAENVLFVSAEDEESLDHLLEQTLSRELVPLLVFDAPQQSPSPFSEDALAQLMLREMENHPQASIVQLVAQRDFDFSLRALQEGARYVLSRPDPFERRDSFADDTIKFLKAFQAYIERSLNASNHLMLRLFKESIHKLGEAREIPEVAFIPLQFASAMFRRCITFVVGTSELVAEKSFGIAQDTGSGASAPLLFRIPLTHPSVFQDVIRSGRLHAGPADDPFLRNHLFDKIGEPADPAILLMPIKTFGRTIAVIYADSGIKTGWPAQIDLLDIVARHAGLVLDNNLYRKKHPDT; from the coding sequence ATGTCCTTTGCAGGCGACCTGGAACATTTTCCGATAATCGATATCATTCAACTGCTGCACTCCACCAGAAAGACCGGCACCCTTCGCCTGAACGGCCCCGGCGGAGAAAGCCAGCTGGCCTTCAGCGATGGGTACATCGTCAGCGCCAATCATGCAAATAACCACATTCGCATCGGCCAGATCCTGGTGGAAATGAACGCTGTCAGCCGTGAAGACCTGGACCGGGCCGTCGGGCTGCAACAGAGCGCCGGAAACCGGCGCAAACCGTTGATAGCCACCCTGATCGAAAGCGGTCTGCTCGGGAAGGAGGCTGCCTTTTCAGGCCTGGCAACACTGATCGAAATGACCATCGTCGATATCCTCACCTGGAGCGAAGGAAGTTTCGCCCTTGATGTCACCTCCACGGTCATCAGCGACGAATACCGCTATTTCCCCGAAACCCTCAGGCAGGAGATCCATCTCAATACGCAGAATGTACTGATGGATGCGCTCCGTATCTATGACGAGAAGATGCACGACGGCACCCTTGCCTCCGGTGCTTTCCCGTGCGAATCCGACGGAACTCCTTTTGATGAAACCCAGCCGTGGCAGATTACGGTGGACGATCTGGGACTTGAGGCGCTCGATTCTGTCGAGAAAAAGATACCGGATCATTTCGGCGGTCTGAAGGATCACGACGGTACCGAGAACCACCGCCGTAAGATAAAGGCCGTGCAGGGTCTGGCGGATGCGGAACAGGAAAAGCTGCTTTCCTTTCTGACGGAACTGTCTGCCGTGCCCGTTGCAGGCGGGGGGCGCCTGCCGAGTTCCGGAGGCGCTGCGCTGGCAGTGATCGTTTACAGCCGGGACGAGTTTCTCCGGCACATCGTGTTCACCGTTTGCAAGGCTGAAAATGTGCTGTTCGTTTCCGCCGAGGATGAAGAGAGCCTCGATCACCTCCTGGAACAGACACTTTCCCGGGAGCTGGTGCCGCTGCTGGTTTTCGATGCCCCGCAGCAATCCCCCTCCCCCTTTTCGGAAGATGCGCTTGCGCAGTTGATGCTCCGGGAAATGGAGAACCATCCTCAGGCCTCGATCGTCCAACTGGTAGCCCAGCGCGATTTCGATTTTTCGCTGCGTGCCTTGCAGGAAGGAGCACGGTACGTCCTTTCCCGTCCCGATCCCTTTGAACGCCGTGACTCCTTTGCCGATGACACCATCAAATTTCTGAAGGCCTTCCAGGCTTACATCGAAAGATCATTGAACGCATCCAATCACCTGATGCTGCGCCTTTTCAAGGAATCCATCCACAAACTCGGAGAAGCGCGTGAAATTCCCGAGGTTGCCTTCATTCCCCTGCAATTTGCATCTGCCATGTTCCGGCGCTGCATCACCTTTGTCGTCGGCACATCCGAACTGGTTGCGGAAAAGAGCTTCGGTATCGCACAGGATACAGGTTCCGGGGCAAGCGCCCCGCTCCTCTTCCGAATTCCGCTGACGCATCCTTCGGTTTTTCAGGACGTCATCCGCAGCGGCCGCTTGCATGCCGGTCCGGCCGACGATCCCTTTTTGCGCAACCATCTGTTCGACAAAATCGGCGAACCGGCCGATCCGGCAATACTGCTGATGCCGATAAAAACCTTCGGCAGGACAATAGCCGTGATTTACGCTGATTCCGGCATCAAGACCGGCTGGCCCGCACAGATCGACCTGCTCGATATTGTGGCGCGTCACGCCGGGCTGGTGCTGGACAACAACCTGTACCGAAAAAAGCACCCGGACACCTGA